A stretch of the Nitrospirota bacterium genome encodes the following:
- a CDS encoding RidA family protein: MDAEKRLAALGIELPPPPAPLGAYVPAVRVGNLLFLSGMLPLVEGKPGRTGKVGTDLTVEEAFGEARTAALNALAVLRAEAGGLEQVRRVVKLVGYVASAPGFTGQPQVINGASDLMGEVFGEAGRHARAAVGVSSLPLDAPVEIAFVFELAG; this comes from the coding sequence ATGGATGCCGAGAAGCGCCTGGCCGCACTGGGCATAGAGCTTCCGCCCCCTCCCGCGCCCCTGGGGGCCTACGTGCCCGCCGTGCGAGTGGGCAACCTCCTTTTTCTAAGCGGCATGCTCCCCCTCGTCGAGGGCAAGCCCGGCCGCACGGGCAAGGTGGGAACGGACCTTACCGTGGAGGAGGCCTTCGGGGAGGCGCGCACGGCAGCCCTGAACGCCCTGGCCGTCCTCAGGGCCGAGGCGGGCGGCCTGGAGCAGGTGCGGCGGGTGGTCAAGCTCGTGGGCTACGTCGCCAGCGCCCCGGGTTTCACCGGTCAGCCCCAGGTCATAAACGGCGCGAGCGACCTCATGGGCGAGGTGTTCGGCGAGGCGGGCAGGCACGCCCGGGCCGCCGTGGGCGTCAGCAGCCTCCCCCTGGACGCCCCCGTGGAAAT